GAGGAATCTTTTTGAGCCATGGAACATTTTTTTCAGTGACGATCTCTCTCATCTTTACTACTCGTTCACTAAAAGGCTCGGGGTAATTGGGGAGATCGAAGATCATAAATTGTACCTCTCTCCAATCGTGATCACTTGGCGCTTTCGTTCGAACAATTCCAGAGACTCTTTCAAACTGATCGCGATCGATCCATAGCTCTCCATCAAGTGGAATAGAGCCGAAGTTTTCAGTAAACCAATCGGGCGCAGGAATGGGGTTCCCTTGTCGAGTTAATAATTGTTTTCCGGTCCAATAACCGCGGACACCATCGAGCTTTTCACTGATATAGTAATGCTCGATATTGATCGTATCCTCATGTGCTTCGAGGAAATTGGAACCATGTTGAAGGGGAGGATTTGCGTACAATAATAAGGGTAGGAATAGCGCAAAGAGAGGAGTAAATAATCGAACGATGGGGGATGTTGAATGCTTCATAATATATTGATATTGAATAAGTTTTTAGATGGATAAGGGACTCTAATAAACCATAAAAGCACTTTAATATC
The window above is part of the Ignatzschineria sp. RMDPL8A genome. Proteins encoded here:
- a CDS encoding DNA ligase, whose product is MKHSTSPIVRLFTPLFALFLPLLLYANPPLQHGSNFLEAHEDTINIEHYYISEKLDGVRGYWTGKQLLTRQGNPIPAPDWFTENFGSIPLDGELWIDRDQFERVSGIVRTKAPSDHDWREVQFMIFDLPNYPEPFSERVVKMREIVTEKNVPWLKKIPQIQVNTIDEMHQYHQEIIQKRGEGLMLHHQDAYYHSGRVNHLLKVKEHHDAEGIVIEHFEGKGKFKGMLGSMLIEIKNGTQFKIGSGFTYEERENPPEIGECITFQYNGYTNNDIPRFARFLRIRHDRDSQTCLE